A portion of the Streptomyces sp. NBC_01335 genome contains these proteins:
- a CDS encoding putative leader peptide, which translates to MTDDTCVRLWRRVHMDLVRYAGCVCRPSC; encoded by the coding sequence ATGACCGACGACACCTGCGTACGCCTGTGGCGGAGGGTCCACATGGACCTCGTCCGCTACGCGGGCTGCGTGTGTCGCCCTTCCTGCTGA
- a CDS encoding amino acid ABC transporter permease: MNVLLDNFPEFRDGFIGTVSITAVSSVIALVLGVAIAGMRVSPVPPLRFFGTAWVTLLRNTPLTLLFLIFFFVVPQVFFSGLSPFVLGSLALGFYTSSFVCEAVRSGINTVPLGQAEAARSIGMSFPQTLRLVVLPQATRSVIPPLSSIFIALTKNSAIAGAFSVAELFGWQKLMSDRGYAITPVFIWVALGYLVVTFVISGLFRLLERRMEVAR; the protein is encoded by the coding sequence ATGAACGTACTGCTCGACAATTTCCCGGAGTTCCGCGACGGCTTCATAGGCACGGTGTCGATCACCGCCGTCAGTTCGGTCATCGCACTGGTGCTCGGCGTCGCCATCGCCGGCATGCGGGTTTCACCGGTGCCGCCCCTGCGGTTCTTCGGCACGGCCTGGGTGACGCTGTTGCGCAACACCCCGCTGACGCTGCTCTTCCTGATCTTCTTCTTCGTCGTGCCGCAGGTCTTCTTCTCGGGCCTGAGCCCGTTCGTCCTCGGCTCGCTGGCGCTGGGCTTCTACACCTCGTCGTTCGTCTGCGAGGCGGTCCGCTCCGGCATCAACACCGTGCCGCTGGGCCAGGCCGAGGCCGCCCGCTCGATCGGCATGTCCTTCCCGCAGACCCTGCGCCTCGTTGTCCTCCCCCAGGCGACCCGGTCCGTGATCCCGCCGCTGAGCAGCATCTTCATCGCCCTCACGAAGAACTCGGCCATCGCCGGCGCCTTCAGCGTCGCCGAGCTGTTCGGCTGGCAGAAGCTGATGAGCGACCGCGGCTACGCGATCACGCCCGTCTTCATCTGGGTCGCCCTCGGCTACCTGGTCGTCACCTTTGTCATCAGCGGTCTCTTCCGGCTGCTGGAGCGCCGTATGGAGGTCGCCCGATGA
- a CDS encoding cysteine dioxygenase gives MEASVATAPTVAELLEFARRTAADAELIASLPLDPEGRTWVRLDGPAGSEAWLIGWPPGTGTGWHDHADSVGAFLTASGALKEHSLAARLPTDGWKTLELSEGIDRSRELTAGQGRAFGRHHVHEVLNESATEHAVSVHAYYPPLPRIRRYSRSGAVLRLEQTEIPEDWS, from the coding sequence ATCGAAGCCTCTGTGGCGACCGCGCCGACGGTGGCGGAACTGCTCGAATTCGCCCGCCGGACCGCGGCCGACGCCGAGTTGATCGCCTCCCTGCCGCTCGACCCCGAGGGCCGCACCTGGGTGCGGCTGGACGGGCCGGCGGGCAGTGAGGCGTGGCTGATCGGCTGGCCGCCGGGCACGGGTACCGGCTGGCACGACCACGCGGACTCGGTCGGCGCCTTCCTCACCGCTTCCGGCGCCCTGAAGGAGCACTCGCTGGCCGCCCGGCTGCCCACCGACGGGTGGAAGACGCTGGAGCTGAGCGAAGGGATCGACCGGAGCCGCGAGTTGACGGCTGGTCAGGGACGCGCTTTCGGCCGCCACCATGTGCACGAGGTGCTCAACGAGTCCGCCACCGAACACGCCGTCTCCGTGCACGCGTACTATCCGCCGCTGCCCCGCATCCGCCGCTACAGCCGTTCCGGCGCAGTGCTCCGGCTGGAGCAGACCGAGATTCCGGAGGACTGGAGTTGA
- a CDS encoding amino acid ABC transporter permease produces MSASVLYDAPGPKATARNRVYAVVGGVAIAALIIFAVKRLSDTGNLDSGMWDIFNYAGIRQNIADAVLATLKVFGLAAVGSVVLGVVLAVGRLSDHRPVRWLATTFIELFRSIPLLITIYAIWVGFLTDYSMWALALGLSVYNGCVQAEVLRAGINSVPRGQSEAAYALGMSKTQVMLGVLMPQAVRAMLPTIISQLVVTLKDTSLGYIILYPELLQTARLIASNTLVDGKYPYVSTIVVIGTIYVTMCLLLSALATWIERRGRRAKTGIAVASAAPAAGIDAPVATATVPAARPGGAGGADLGPADGAVAKTVATDGTGGTEGNTGTIGKS; encoded by the coding sequence ATGAGTGCCAGCGTTCTCTACGACGCGCCGGGCCCGAAGGCCACCGCCCGCAACCGCGTCTACGCGGTGGTCGGCGGCGTCGCCATCGCGGCGCTGATCATCTTCGCCGTCAAGCGGCTGTCGGACACGGGCAACCTCGATTCCGGCATGTGGGACATCTTCAACTACGCGGGCATCCGGCAGAACATCGCCGACGCGGTGCTCGCCACGCTGAAGGTCTTCGGCCTGGCGGCGGTCGGTTCGGTCGTCCTCGGTGTGGTGCTCGCGGTCGGCCGCCTCTCCGACCACCGGCCGGTGCGCTGGCTCGCCACCACCTTCATCGAACTGTTCCGCTCGATCCCGCTGCTCATCACGATCTACGCGATCTGGGTCGGCTTCCTGACCGACTACTCGATGTGGGCGCTGGCGCTCGGCCTCTCCGTCTACAACGGCTGCGTCCAGGCCGAGGTGCTGCGGGCCGGAATCAACTCGGTCCCCCGGGGCCAGAGCGAGGCCGCGTACGCGCTGGGCATGAGCAAGACCCAGGTGATGCTCGGCGTACTGATGCCGCAGGCCGTACGGGCGATGCTGCCGACGATCATCAGCCAGCTGGTGGTGACCCTCAAGGACACCTCGCTCGGCTACATCATCCTGTACCCGGAGCTGCTCCAGACCGCGCGGCTGATCGCCTCCAACACCCTGGTCGACGGCAAGTACCCGTACGTCTCGACGATCGTCGTCATCGGCACCATCTACGTGACGATGTGTCTGCTGCTGTCGGCGCTCGCGACGTGGATCGAGCGGCGCGGGCGGCGGGCCAAGACGGGCATCGCCGTGGCGTCGGCCGCTCCGGCCGCCGGCATTGACGCGCCCGTCGCGACCGCCACCGTCCCGGCCGCCCGGCCGGGGGGCGCAGGGGGCGCTGACCTCGGGCCGGCCGACGGCGCCGTCGCGAAGACGGTCGCGACCGACGGGACCGGGGGGACCGAAGGGAACACCGGGACCATCGGCAAGTCCTGA
- a CDS encoding sensor histidine kinase — MRTRLLPLLIVLMAAVLLALGFPLAVSVAGAEQQKVVIDRIDDTARFAALAQFISEPVAPDDERRRTLQADLDAYATVYGIRAGIFYRDDRYLAKAPSTWNLPREGEGRAAFQEALLGRRSHDPPQVWPWQRGRIVVASPVVRDGDVVAVVVIDSPTDEMRARIQHGWLIIALGEAAAMLVAVGAAFRLTGWVLLPVRTLDAATHDIARGRMRSRVVEGGGPPELRRLARSFNEMADNVEEVLEQQRAFVADASHQLRNPLSALLLRIELLALELPEGNEEIASVRLEGKRLAQVLDDLLDLALAEHAEADLALTDVAALTAERVAAWHPVADGKGVGLTQDGAPAVTAWADPIALSSALDAVIDNALKFTPPGQDVTVSVAAEGTVSTVVVADRGPGLTDEELARVGDRFWRSNRHQNVRGSGLGLSISRVLLAAGGGTIGYGRNDPHGLRVTVSVPRDAPHV; from the coding sequence GTGCGTACCCGTCTGCTGCCCCTGCTCATCGTGCTCATGGCCGCCGTGCTGCTGGCGCTCGGCTTCCCCCTGGCGGTGAGCGTGGCCGGCGCCGAGCAGCAGAAGGTCGTCATCGACCGGATCGACGACACCGCGCGCTTCGCCGCACTCGCCCAGTTCATCAGCGAACCGGTCGCCCCCGACGACGAACGCCGCCGCACCCTCCAGGCGGATCTCGACGCCTACGCCACCGTGTACGGCATCCGGGCCGGGATCTTCTACCGCGACGACCGCTACCTCGCCAAGGCGCCCTCCACCTGGAACCTGCCCCGGGAGGGCGAGGGCCGCGCCGCCTTCCAGGAGGCGCTGCTCGGCCGCCGCTCCCACGATCCGCCCCAGGTCTGGCCCTGGCAGCGCGGCCGGATCGTCGTCGCCTCGCCCGTCGTGCGCGACGGGGACGTCGTCGCCGTCGTCGTCATCGACTCGCCCACCGACGAGATGCGGGCCCGCATCCAGCACGGCTGGCTGATCATCGCCCTCGGCGAGGCGGCGGCGATGCTGGTGGCGGTCGGGGCGGCGTTCCGGCTCACCGGCTGGGTGCTGCTCCCCGTGCGGACCCTGGACGCAGCCACCCACGACATCGCGCGCGGCCGGATGCGCTCCCGTGTGGTCGAGGGCGGCGGACCTCCCGAACTCCGCAGACTGGCCCGCTCCTTCAACGAGATGGCCGACAACGTCGAAGAAGTCCTCGAACAGCAGCGGGCGTTCGTCGCGGACGCCTCCCACCAACTGCGCAACCCGCTCTCCGCACTGCTGCTGAGGATCGAGCTGCTCGCCCTCGAACTCCCCGAAGGCAACGAGGAGATCGCCTCGGTGCGGCTGGAGGGGAAGCGGCTGGCCCAGGTCCTCGACGACCTGTTGGACCTGGCACTCGCCGAGCACGCCGAGGCCGACCTCGCCCTCACCGACGTCGCCGCCCTCACCGCCGAGCGCGTCGCGGCCTGGCACCCGGTCGCCGACGGGAAGGGCGTGGGCCTCACCCAGGACGGGGCCCCGGCCGTCACCGCCTGGGCCGACCCGATAGCGCTCTCCAGCGCGCTGGACGCGGTGATCGACAACGCGCTGAAGTTCACCCCGCCCGGCCAGGACGTGACGGTGTCGGTCGCCGCCGAGGGCACCGTCTCCACCGTCGTGGTCGCCGACCGGGGCCCCGGACTCACCGACGAGGAACTGGCCCGCGTGGGGGACCGCTTCTGGCGGAGCAACCGCCACCAGAACGTCCGGGGCTCCGGCCTCGGCCTGTCCATCTCGCGGGTGCTGCTCGCGGCGGGCGGCGGCACGATCGGCTACGGCCGCAACGACCCCCACGGCCTGCGGGTCACGGTGTCCGTACCGCGCGACGCCCCGCACGTCTGA
- a CDS encoding rhodanese-like domain-containing protein: MSEHENVRTAWGGGSASGPVGIDEFLDRVREDFERIGPEEAAAEAARGALLVDIRYAALRERDGLIPGALVVERNELEWRLDPWGSHRAEQAVGHDLRIVIVCNEGYASSLAVASLHRLGLTRATDLVGGFQAWRAAGLPVTAPAAAAAE, translated from the coding sequence TTGAGCGAGCACGAGAACGTCCGCACGGCCTGGGGCGGCGGCTCCGCCTCCGGGCCGGTCGGTATCGACGAGTTCCTCGACCGGGTACGGGAGGACTTCGAGCGGATCGGTCCTGAAGAGGCCGCGGCGGAAGCCGCCCGAGGTGCTCTGCTGGTCGACATCCGCTATGCCGCCCTACGCGAACGCGACGGCCTGATCCCGGGTGCGCTGGTCGTCGAACGGAACGAACTGGAGTGGCGGCTCGACCCCTGGGGCAGCCACCGCGCGGAACAAGCGGTCGGCCACGACCTGCGGATCGTGATCGTCTGCAACGAGGGATACGCCTCCAGCCTCGCGGTGGCCTCCCTGCACCGGCTCGGCCTGACCCGCGCCACCGATCTCGTCGGCGGCTTCCAGGCATGGCGGGCGGCCGGCCTCCCGGTCACCGCCCCCGCCGCCGCCGCCGCCGAGTGA
- a CDS encoding glutamate ABC transporter substrate-binding protein, with product MQLRKSAALAAIAVIALTATACGGKEGSAGDKPAGTKPGASDAPALPTYTVATGVDLDSPAFKEAKKRGKLIIGAKADQPYLGFEDQSTKERSGFDIEIAKMIAADLGFSDKQIEWKTVDSGIRETAISKGQVDYFVGTYTINDKRKQLVGFAGPYYKAGADLLVRSDEKAITGTDTLKGKKVCSIVGSTPLQEIKKPEYGASVVELAKYSDCVQQLLTNQVDAVTTDDSILKGYAAQNPKKLRVIGKPFTEEPYGVGLNKDDKVLRDAINDSLEKHIQDGSYKKIYDATLGLSGSAYTAPPAIERY from the coding sequence ATGCAGCTCCGCAAGTCGGCCGCCCTCGCGGCCATCGCCGTCATCGCTCTGACCGCCACCGCCTGTGGGGGCAAGGAAGGCTCGGCCGGGGACAAGCCCGCGGGCACCAAGCCCGGCGCCTCCGACGCGCCCGCCCTTCCCACGTACACCGTCGCCACCGGGGTCGACCTGGACTCGCCGGCCTTCAAGGAGGCGAAGAAGCGCGGCAAGCTGATCATCGGCGCCAAGGCCGACCAGCCGTACCTGGGCTTCGAGGACCAGTCCACGAAGGAGCGCTCCGGCTTCGACATCGAGATCGCCAAGATGATCGCCGCGGACCTCGGCTTCTCGGACAAGCAGATCGAGTGGAAGACCGTCGACTCCGGCATCCGTGAGACGGCGATCTCCAAGGGCCAGGTCGACTACTTCGTCGGTACGTACACGATCAACGACAAGCGCAAGCAGCTGGTCGGCTTCGCGGGTCCGTACTACAAGGCGGGCGCCGACCTGCTGGTGCGCTCCGACGAGAAGGCCATCACCGGCACCGACACGCTGAAGGGCAAGAAGGTCTGCTCGATCGTGGGTTCCACCCCGCTCCAGGAGATCAAGAAGCCCGAGTACGGCGCGAGCGTCGTCGAGCTGGCCAAGTACTCGGACTGCGTGCAGCAGCTGCTGACCAACCAGGTCGACGCGGTCACCACCGACGACTCGATCCTCAAGGGTTACGCGGCCCAGAACCCCAAGAAGCTGAGGGTCATCGGCAAGCCCTTCACCGAGGAGCCCTACGGCGTCGGCCTGAACAAGGACGACAAGGTGCTGCGCGACGCGATCAACGACTCGCTGGAGAAGCACATCCAGGACGGCTCGTACAAGAAGATCTACGACGCGACCCTCGGTCTGTCCGGCTCGGCGTACACCGCCCCGCCGGCCATCGAGCGCTACTGA
- a CDS encoding FAD-dependent monooxygenase, whose product MDPVIVVGTGPVGLTLALALAAHGVPSVLLDEGLGKDEPRPARTVVLREDTADLVMRLGCATPDRAALSWSGWRSLRRNQLVREVPLGEGPDSGSAPAPVHLPQHALTRGLRAAVAAHELIRLVPLSRVDTLEQDASGVTVHTKDPDATWWRGSYLVGCDGARSTVRKLLDVRFPGRTAVERHAVAALRVELPWPGQAVLHRQPPWRSVGSEVTARPLPGGVWRLDWLLPAQGELVTPEALIARTRETLAGWCGETPPYELLDTGVHTVHHRLALRWRVERAFLAGDAAHLLGALGTQGVDEGLRDAENLAWKLAQAWHHGASELLLDSYQAERRAAVAARLRAADQSLPILRGGGGLRTLVAGGARGHDTLFFDAHLGYGPLGAPPSYTHSPLAPQHAQAHVPVGTPPGAPVAEVRATAPDGTSVRLRARLGRGRFLVVLVAPGTGVWDRRHWMTAGVMPRLAEAVRALPVESELLVTESYPGAGAHAVLLIRPDGHLVASFAGVRPAELFAAADAARGGPPGTPGASPADDDSPPRASTRSERAATLN is encoded by the coding sequence GTGGACCCGGTGATCGTCGTCGGCACCGGGCCCGTCGGTCTGACGCTCGCCCTCGCCCTGGCGGCGCACGGCGTGCCCTCCGTCCTCCTCGACGAGGGGCTCGGCAAGGACGAACCGCGCCCCGCCCGCACGGTGGTACTGCGCGAGGACACCGCCGACCTGGTCATGCGGCTCGGCTGCGCCACTCCGGACCGCGCGGCGCTGAGCTGGTCGGGCTGGCGTTCGCTCCGCCGGAACCAGCTGGTGCGTGAGGTACCGCTCGGCGAGGGCCCGGACAGCGGATCGGCGCCGGCGCCCGTCCACCTGCCGCAGCACGCACTCACCCGGGGGCTGCGGGCCGCCGTGGCGGCGCACGAGCTGATCCGGCTCGTGCCGCTCAGCCGGGTCGACACCCTGGAGCAGGACGCGTCCGGCGTGACCGTGCACACCAAGGACCCCGACGCGACCTGGTGGCGCGGAAGTTACCTGGTCGGATGCGACGGAGCGCGTTCCACCGTGCGCAAACTCCTGGACGTCAGGTTCCCGGGCCGGACCGCCGTGGAACGCCACGCCGTCGCCGCGTTGCGGGTCGAACTCCCCTGGCCGGGACAGGCCGTGCTGCACCGTCAACCGCCGTGGCGCTCGGTCGGCTCCGAGGTGACGGCCCGCCCGCTGCCGGGCGGGGTCTGGCGGCTCGACTGGCTGCTCCCGGCGCAGGGAGAACTGGTCACGCCCGAGGCGCTGATCGCCCGCACCCGGGAGACGCTGGCCGGCTGGTGCGGGGAGACCCCGCCCTACGAGCTGCTGGACACGGGTGTCCACACGGTCCACCACCGGCTCGCGCTGCGCTGGCGGGTCGAGCGGGCGTTCCTCGCGGGGGACGCCGCCCATCTGCTGGGCGCGCTGGGCACCCAGGGCGTGGACGAGGGCCTGCGGGACGCCGAGAACCTCGCGTGGAAGCTGGCCCAGGCCTGGCACCACGGAGCGTCCGAACTGCTGCTCGACAGCTACCAGGCCGAACGCCGGGCCGCCGTGGCCGCCCGGCTGCGCGCCGCCGACCAGTCGCTGCCGATACTGCGCGGCGGAGGCGGCCTGCGGACCCTGGTGGCGGGCGGCGCACGCGGGCACGACACCCTCTTCTTCGACGCACATCTCGGGTACGGCCCGCTCGGCGCGCCCCCTTCGTACACGCACTCCCCCCTCGCACCACAGCACGCCCAGGCGCACGTCCCGGTCGGTACGCCCCCCGGTGCGCCGGTCGCCGAGGTGCGAGCAACCGCTCCGGACGGAACATCCGTACGACTGCGGGCCCGGCTGGGACGGGGCCGGTTCCTCGTGGTGCTGGTCGCCCCGGGCACGGGCGTCTGGGACCGACGGCACTGGATGACGGCGGGTGTGATGCCACGCCTCGCGGAAGCCGTGCGCGCCCTTCCGGTGGAGAGCGAACTCCTCGTCACGGAGAGCTATCCCGGGGCGGGGGCCCACGCGGTTCTGCTGATCCGGCCGGACGGACATCTGGTGGCCTCGTTCGCCGGGGTGCGGCCGGCGGAACTCTTCGCCGCGGCGGACGCCGCACGGGGCGGTCCGCCCGGCACGCCCGGCGCTTCCCCGGCGGACGACGACTCGCCCCCGCGCGCCTCCACGCGCTCCGAGAGGGCCGCCACACTCAATTGA
- a CDS encoding amino acid ABC transporter ATP-binding protein, protein MSGVSVTKAAENAAPEADDLVVLSDVNKHFGALHVLQDIDLTIARGEVVVVIGPSGSGKSTLCRTINRLETIDSGSITIDGRPLPQEGKELARLRADVGMVFQSFNLFAHKTVLENVMLGQVKVRKTDKKAAEEKARTLLDRVGVGAQADKYPAQLSGGQQQRVAIARALAMNPKVMLFDEPTSALDPEMINEVLEVMQQLARDGMTMIVVTHEMGFARSAANRVVFMADGKIVEEATPDQFFSNPRSDRAKDFLSKILHH, encoded by the coding sequence ATGAGCGGAGTTTCAGTGACGAAGGCCGCCGAGAATGCCGCACCCGAGGCCGACGACCTCGTCGTACTGAGCGACGTCAACAAGCACTTCGGCGCGCTGCATGTGCTCCAGGACATCGATCTGACCATCGCCCGGGGCGAGGTCGTGGTCGTCATCGGACCGTCCGGGTCCGGCAAGTCCACACTGTGCCGCACGATCAACCGCCTGGAGACGATCGATTCGGGGTCGATCACGATCGACGGACGCCCGCTTCCCCAGGAGGGCAAGGAACTTGCCCGGCTGCGCGCCGATGTGGGCATGGTCTTCCAGTCGTTCAACCTCTTCGCGCACAAGACCGTGCTGGAGAACGTCATGCTGGGCCAGGTCAAGGTCCGCAAGACCGACAAGAAGGCCGCGGAGGAAAAGGCCCGGACCCTGCTCGACCGGGTCGGGGTGGGCGCGCAGGCGGACAAGTACCCGGCCCAGCTCTCCGGCGGCCAGCAGCAACGCGTCGCCATCGCACGGGCGTTGGCGATGAACCCGAAGGTCATGCTCTTCGACGAGCCCACGTCGGCGCTCGACCCGGAGATGATCAACGAGGTCCTCGAAGTCATGCAGCAGCTGGCCCGGGACGGCATGACGATGATCGTCGTCACCCACGAGATGGGCTTCGCCCGCTCCGCCGCCAACCGTGTCGTCTTCATGGCGGACGGAAAGATCGTCGAAGAGGCCACGCCCGACCAGTTCTTCAGCAACCCCCGCAGCGACCGGGCCAAGGACTTCCTGTCGAAGATCCTTCACCACTGA
- a CDS encoding DUF6197 family protein, translated as MDSPVLTPDELDLQASRLQESETWRRIVTGWDRSAPEPVPLRPATGPADAPTTAPDLGTGPAPAPAFADGLPTRSPEQWRGLLSVPVDQLVADSLRALPAASPAERRLPGRFGAMLPDRLHSWRRIGRGDVRPSVHLAYARLILTEWGWQNTPYRLRNARGARCVCGAMLTAHRLGYGSADTVDRAGAWMITELRSQGWTDLIGPWNRAPGRTASDALALIDATIRRASLAGH; from the coding sequence ATGGACTCCCCCGTCCTCACCCCGGACGAACTCGACCTCCAGGCGTCCCGCCTCCAGGAATCGGAGACCTGGCGGCGGATCGTCACCGGCTGGGACCGCTCGGCCCCCGAACCCGTACCGCTCCGCCCGGCCACCGGACCCGCCGACGCGCCCACGACCGCTCCCGACCTCGGCACCGGCCCCGCGCCCGCCCCCGCCTTCGCCGACGGACTCCCGACGCGGTCACCGGAGCAGTGGCGCGGCCTTCTCTCCGTACCCGTCGATCAGCTCGTCGCGGACTCCCTGCGTGCCCTGCCCGCCGCGTCCCCCGCCGAGCGGCGTCTTCCCGGACGGTTCGGCGCGATGCTGCCGGACCGGCTCCACTCCTGGCGGCGCATCGGCCGGGGCGACGTACGCCCCTCGGTCCACCTGGCGTACGCGCGGCTGATCCTGACGGAATGGGGATGGCAGAACACTCCGTACCGGCTGCGCAACGCCCGTGGCGCCCGGTGTGTGTGCGGGGCGATGCTCACGGCTCACCGGCTCGGCTACGGCTCCGCCGACACCGTGGACCGGGCCGGGGCGTGGATGATCACCGAGCTGCGCTCGCAGGGCTGGACCGATCTGATCGGCCCCTGGAACCGGGCACCGGGCCGCACCGCCTCCGACGCTCTCGCCCTGATCGACGCCACCATCCGACGCGCCTCCCTGGCCGGCCACTGA
- a CDS encoding response regulator transcription factor: MRLLLVEDDNHVAAALSAVLARHGFRVVHARGGEEALRALLPAEREPFGVILLDLGLPDQDGYEVFGRIRKRTSTPVIMVTARADVRSRIHGLNLGADDYVTKPYDTGELLARIHAVARRTTGGEDTAPIPLAALLLGVVRVELPTRRVSVDGTEVPLTRKEFDLLALLAQRPGVVFRREQIISEVWQTSWEGTGRTLEVHVASLRAKLGLPALIETVRGVGYRLVPPAA, from the coding sequence GTGAGACTGCTGCTCGTCGAGGACGACAACCACGTCGCCGCGGCCCTGTCCGCCGTGCTCGCGCGCCACGGCTTCCGGGTCGTGCACGCCCGCGGCGGCGAGGAGGCCCTGCGCGCCCTGCTCCCCGCCGAGCGGGAGCCCTTCGGGGTCATCCTGCTGGACCTCGGGCTGCCGGACCAGGACGGTTACGAGGTGTTCGGCAGGATCCGCAAGCGCACCTCCACCCCCGTCATCATGGTGACCGCCCGAGCCGACGTCCGCTCGCGCATCCACGGACTCAACCTCGGCGCCGACGACTACGTCACCAAGCCCTACGACACCGGCGAACTGCTCGCCCGCATCCACGCCGTCGCCCGCCGCACCACCGGCGGCGAGGACACCGCGCCGATCCCGCTCGCCGCGCTGCTGCTCGGAGTCGTACGGGTCGAGCTGCCCACCCGCCGGGTCAGTGTCGACGGCACCGAAGTCCCGCTCACCCGCAAGGAGTTCGACCTCCTCGCCCTCCTCGCCCAGCGCCCCGGCGTGGTGTTCCGGCGCGAGCAGATCATCAGTGAGGTGTGGCAGACCAGTTGGGAGGGGACCGGCCGGACGCTGGAGGTGCACGTCGCCTCGCTCCGCGCCAAGCTGGGGCTGCCCGCACTCATCGAGACGGTGCGAGGGGTCGGCTACCGGCTCGTCCCGCCGGCCGCCTGA
- a CDS encoding TAXI family TRAP transporter solute-binding subunit encodes MSPTGPSPARRRLLRAGGASAVSLGLLLWWALPLDSPSPSGSLVFSTGVRTGVYQLYGERLEGALATDMPGVSIQLRTSQGSQQNIERVAAGEADFTIATADSVATYLRSGRPGARRLRGCVRLYDDYVQLIVPRSSSVRSVADLRGKRVGVGQLGSGVKLVADRLMTAAGVDPAKGVIPVTAGIDTMPSLMVEGKLDAFFWSGGLPTSAVQQLSRRTDVRLVPLEGELIRRLQAAGGSTRYYRAAVMPADAYPDVQRGQSVPTIAVANLLVTTDRTDTAMTEAFTRTVINSRDRIGREVHSAQLVDLRTAIYTDPLRLHDGAQEYYRSVKP; translated from the coding sequence ATGTCCCCGACCGGCCCGTCCCCCGCCCGCCGCCGCCTGCTGCGCGCGGGCGGCGCCTCGGCGGTCTCGCTGGGGCTCCTGCTCTGGTGGGCGCTGCCGCTCGACAGCCCTTCGCCGAGCGGTTCCCTCGTCTTCTCCACCGGCGTACGGACCGGGGTCTACCAGCTCTACGGGGAGCGGCTCGAAGGGGCGCTGGCGACGGACATGCCGGGGGTCTCCATACAGCTGCGGACCAGTCAGGGCTCGCAGCAGAACATCGAGCGGGTCGCGGCGGGTGAGGCGGACTTCACCATCGCCACCGCCGACTCCGTGGCAACGTACCTGCGGAGCGGCAGGCCCGGGGCGCGGCGGCTCCGCGGCTGCGTCCGCCTCTACGACGACTACGTGCAGCTGATCGTGCCCCGCTCCTCCTCCGTGCGGAGCGTCGCCGACCTGCGGGGCAAGCGGGTGGGCGTCGGGCAGCTCGGGTCCGGGGTGAAGCTGGTCGCCGACCGGCTGATGACCGCGGCCGGCGTCGATCCGGCGAAGGGGGTCATTCCGGTGACGGCCGGGATCGACACCATGCCCTCGCTGATGGTGGAGGGGAAGCTCGACGCCTTCTTCTGGTCCGGCGGGCTGCCGACCAGCGCGGTCCAGCAGCTCTCGCGACGGACCGACGTCCGGCTGGTACCGCTGGAGGGCGAGCTGATCCGCCGGCTCCAGGCGGCGGGCGGTTCGACCCGCTACTACCGTGCGGCCGTCATGCCCGCCGACGCCTACCCGGACGTGCAGCGGGGGCAGTCCGTACCCACGATCGCCGTCGCCAATCTGCTGGTGACCACGGACCGGACGGACACGGCGATGACCGAGGCGTTCACCCGTACCGTCATCAACAGCCGGGACCGGATCGGGCGGGAGGTGCACTCGGCGCAGCTGGTGGACCTGCGGACGGCCATCTACACCGATCCGCTGCGGCTGCACGACGGCGCCCAGGAGTACTACCGGTCGGTCAAGCCGTAG